A single window of Cloacibacillus sp. DNA harbors:
- a CDS encoding DNA-directed RNA polymerase subunit omega, which produces MIYMDLEKIYKEQNIPNKYILTLVISARSRQLSERKDFSGEEKYITQAVKEVTEGKLRYKIIDPVPASKTDNEPAA; this is translated from the coding sequence ATGATATACATGGATCTTGAGAAAATCTACAAAGAGCAGAACATTCCCAATAAGTACATACTGACACTGGTCATCTCCGCGCGTTCAAGGCAGCTCAGCGAGCGCAAAGATTTTTCCGGCGAGGAAAAATACATCACGCAGGCCGTCAAAGAGGTGACGGAGGGCAAACTCAGATACAAGATAATAGACCCGGTCCCCGCGTCAAAGACGGACAATGAACCCGCGGCGTAA
- the gmk gene encoding guanylate kinase, which translates to MSGTLYIFSGPSGVGKGTILQNALPKLGNMWYSVSCTTREPRPELDKEGVTYYFLTDAEFESHIAAGDFLEYANVHGHYYGTRRDFVEKALLAGTDVVLEIDVQGAFIVKEKMPQAVMVFVKPPSFEELVRRLSARRSDDANAQKLRIKNAEKEIACADQYDYIIVNDRLENAVQKFIEIVQTHRKA; encoded by the coding sequence ATGAGCGGCACGCTTTACATTTTTTCCGGGCCGTCCGGGGTAGGCAAGGGCACAATTCTGCAAAATGCCCTGCCGAAGCTCGGCAACATGTGGTATTCCGTCTCGTGCACCACGAGAGAGCCGCGCCCGGAGCTGGACAAAGAGGGAGTGACCTACTACTTCCTCACTGACGCGGAGTTTGAAAGCCACATAGCAGCGGGCGATTTTCTGGAATACGCAAACGTTCACGGCCATTATTACGGCACGCGCCGCGACTTTGTAGAAAAAGCGCTCTTAGCCGGCACGGACGTCGTGCTTGAAATAGACGTGCAGGGCGCCTTCATCGTAAAAGAAAAGATGCCGCAGGCGGTGATGGTCTTCGTAAAGCCGCCCTCTTTTGAGGAGCTTGTACGGCGGCTCTCGGCTCGCCGCAGCGACGACGCAAACGCGCAGAAGCTCCGCATAAAGAACGCGGAAAAAGAAATAGCCTGCGCTGATCAATATGACTATATAATAGTAAACGACCGGCTCGAAAACGCCGTGCAGAAATTTATAGAGATAGTACAAACGCATCGAAAAGCCTGA
- a CDS encoding DUF370 domain-containing protein translates to MGYKLVHVGFGNMVAAERVVSIISPDSAPIRRLKDEAREAGLLVDVTQGRKTRAILIMDSRHVILSAIQPETISARFEGDDEKQ, encoded by the coding sequence ATGGGTTATAAATTAGTACACGTAGGCTTTGGCAACATGGTCGCAGCAGAACGCGTCGTCTCTATAATCAGCCCTGACTCGGCGCCTATTCGCCGGCTGAAGGACGAAGCGCGAGAGGCCGGCCTTCTTGTAGACGTGACGCAGGGACGCAAGACGAGGGCCATCCTCATAATGGACAGCAGACACGTCATACTCTCCGCCATCCAGCCTGAGACTATTTCGGCGCGTTTTGAAGGAGATGACGAAAAACAATGA
- a CDS encoding YicC/YloC family endoribonuclease yields MYVSMTGFSRSQTQCKWGAVSVEISSVNHRYQEISVRLPREFASWEPWFHQQLRRVFRRGKVQLRMEVLWAQDYKRGRINRDILRAYCEDIIAVRDELGMRAALNIEGLAGLPGVVDLPSFGEDEENEALETIFADVLKKAAQSWQTMRETEGAHLRCAVLKDLAALEALVSDIEEKWLPTKEAAFQAMRQRVTETLAKLGDSLDESRYMQEVVILSDKWDVSEEIARLKSHITKFRATGEEGESSGRKLDFIIQEMNREVNTLDSKVADAAIRWQAVEAKACLERVREQIQNLE; encoded by the coding sequence ATGTATGTCAGCATGACGGGCTTCAGCCGTTCCCAGACGCAGTGCAAATGGGGCGCCGTAAGCGTTGAAATATCCAGCGTAAATCATCGTTATCAGGAAATATCGGTGCGGCTGCCGCGCGAGTTCGCCTCGTGGGAGCCGTGGTTCCATCAGCAGCTCCGAAGAGTCTTCCGCCGCGGCAAAGTTCAGCTCCGCATGGAGGTGCTCTGGGCGCAGGACTACAAACGCGGCCGCATAAACCGCGACATTCTGCGCGCCTACTGCGAGGATATAATCGCGGTGCGCGACGAACTTGGGATGCGCGCGGCGCTCAACATAGAGGGGCTCGCCGGCCTTCCCGGCGTCGTAGACCTTCCGTCGTTTGGCGAGGACGAGGAAAACGAGGCTCTTGAAACCATATTCGCGGATGTATTGAAAAAAGCGGCTCAGTCTTGGCAGACGATGCGCGAGACGGAGGGCGCGCACCTGCGCTGCGCCGTGCTGAAAGACCTTGCGGCGCTGGAAGCTCTTGTCTCCGATATAGAAGAAAAGTGGCTGCCTACGAAGGAGGCCGCCTTTCAGGCGATGCGCCAGCGCGTCACAGAGACGCTGGCAAAGCTCGGCGACAGCCTCGACGAATCGCGCTACATGCAGGAGGTTGTCATCCTCTCCGATAAATGGGACGTCTCCGAAGAGATAGCGCGCCTAAAAAGCCACATCACAAAATTCAGGGCCACTGGCGAAGAGGGCGAAAGCTCCGGCCGCAAGCTCGACTTCATCATCCAGGAGATGAACCGCGAGGTCAACACGCTCGACTCCAAAGTGGCGGACGCCGCCATCCGCTGGCAGGCTGTAGAGGCCAAGGCGTGCCTCGAGCGCGTGCGCGAGCAGATACAGAACCTGGAATAA
- the hflX gene encoding GTPase HflX: protein MSRQKRPLKDLSTRPPKAVIAAVDCGRQDDVTESLDELVMLLENISVPAAARIVQRRQTPDPASFLGAGKAEEIKEYAEPNEITHLVVDDFLSPTQKSNLQKMTGLAVWDRAFVIMKIFESRANTAEAKLQVELAQYRYEIPSLKGLGHQMSRTGGGIGTRGPGETEFERHRRKLDRRIKSIEARLADVRRRREERRSRRKRDGAQMAALVGYTNSGKSTLLKALSKDSAIVAKDQLFSTLDTVVRKIGYRDGSGSFLLSDTVGFIRKLPPELIAAFRATLEEAAGADLLLLVLDSADKEPGETLEIVLETLRELGAAELPRVVVLNKIDKSKEAAEFTAAELRARGERVVLTCAIDGRGFDELLCEVKKILESEAAQKPNKDISLEGYNDSFEG, encoded by the coding sequence TTGAGCAGGCAGAAACGGCCTCTCAAAGACCTTTCAACGCGGCCTCCGAAGGCGGTAATAGCGGCGGTGGACTGCGGCAGACAGGACGACGTGACAGAATCGCTCGACGAACTTGTCATGCTTCTTGAAAACATCAGCGTGCCTGCGGCGGCTCGCATCGTGCAGCGCAGACAGACGCCGGACCCTGCGTCGTTTCTGGGCGCCGGCAAAGCGGAAGAGATAAAGGAATACGCGGAGCCTAACGAGATAACGCACCTCGTCGTAGACGATTTTCTTTCGCCGACGCAGAAGAGCAACCTGCAAAAGATGACTGGTCTTGCCGTGTGGGACAGGGCCTTTGTCATCATGAAGATTTTTGAAAGCCGCGCGAACACAGCTGAGGCGAAACTCCAGGTGGAGCTTGCGCAGTACCGATACGAGATACCGAGCCTCAAAGGGCTGGGCCATCAAATGTCGCGCACCGGCGGCGGCATAGGCACGCGAGGCCCCGGCGAGACGGAGTTTGAGCGCCACCGCAGAAAGCTGGACCGGCGCATAAAGAGCATAGAAGCGCGCCTTGCGGATGTCCGCAGACGCCGCGAAGAACGCCGCAGCCGCAGAAAGCGCGACGGAGCGCAGATGGCGGCGCTGGTGGGCTACACCAACAGCGGAAAGTCGACGCTGCTTAAGGCTCTCTCCAAGGATTCTGCGATAGTGGCGAAGGATCAGCTCTTCTCTACGCTTGATACGGTTGTGCGCAAAATAGGCTACCGCGACGGCAGTGGCTCTTTTTTGCTCTCCGACACGGTCGGCTTCATCCGCAAGCTTCCGCCCGAGCTCATCGCCGCCTTCCGCGCGACGCTCGAAGAGGCGGCGGGCGCGGATCTCTTGCTGCTCGTGCTCGATTCCGCCGACAAAGAGCCGGGCGAAACGCTCGAAATAGTGCTTGAAACTCTGCGCGAGCTTGGCGCGGCGGAGCTTCCGCGCGTCGTGGTCCTCAATAAAATAGACAAAAGCAAAGAGGCTGCGGAATTTACGGCGGCGGAGCTTCGCGCCCGCGGCGAGCGCGTTGTGCTCACCTGCGCTATTGACGGGCGTGGTTTTGACGAACTTCTTTGTGAAGTCAAAAAAATATTGGAAAGCGAAGCTGCACAAAAGCCCAATAAAGATATATCATTAGAAGGCTATAACGACAGCTTTGAAGGGTGA
- the cmk gene encoding (d)CMP kinase, with protein MNEKNKKIVVAIDGPAGAGKSTAAKAVARKLGLPYLDTGALYRAIAWKLDKENIRPEEDEKISEALKDLKLEIKGDTVFADGADVSAAIRTPHIDALVSAYSARREVREALVEMQRAQAVNGLVADGRDMGTVVFPDAQLKVFLTAAAEERAKRRYAERVSRGEEADYDEILKQVLERDHYDMTREISPLRPAPGGLILDSTEMDAEQAADAIASLALEFERQENS; from the coding sequence ATGAATGAAAAAAATAAAAAAATAGTGGTGGCGATAGACGGACCTGCCGGCGCCGGAAAGAGCACCGCGGCCAAGGCGGTGGCGCGCAAGCTAGGCCTGCCGTACCTCGACACCGGCGCTTTGTACCGCGCCATCGCGTGGAAGCTCGATAAAGAAAATATAAGGCCCGAAGAGGACGAAAAAATTTCGGAAGCTTTGAAGGACTTGAAGCTTGAAATAAAGGGCGACACGGTCTTTGCGGACGGTGCGGACGTATCGGCCGCTATCCGCACGCCGCACATAGACGCTCTCGTCTCTGCCTACTCGGCGCGGCGCGAGGTGCGCGAGGCGCTCGTTGAGATGCAGCGCGCGCAGGCGGTAAACGGCCTTGTGGCGGACGGCCGCGATATGGGGACGGTCGTCTTTCCTGACGCTCAACTCAAAGTCTTTTTGACCGCCGCAGCCGAGGAGCGCGCAAAGCGCAGGTACGCGGAGCGCGTGAGCCGCGGCGAAGAGGCCGATTATGACGAGATATTGAAGCAGGTGCTGGAGCGCGATCATTACGACATGACGCGCGAGATATCCCCGCTTCGTCCGGCGCCCGGCGGCCTCATCCTAGACAGTACGGAGATGGACGCAGAGCAGGCGGCGGACGCGATTGCCTCTCTTGCTCTGGAATTTGAAAGGCAGGAGAATAGTTGA
- a CDS encoding dihydroorotate dehydrogenase has translation MTTDISVKIGALELESPVIPASGVWPYAPEFWSGAKLDGVGALCTKAISLEPRRGNRGVRVWETPCGVLNSIGLQNCGVRDFVKNYGELVKSCPRPVIANVVMERPDDVRQTLRELAEVEGIAAAELNISCPNVDGEGMSWGTDCLSAAQAVRSVREVWRGPLWVKMTPQAADPASVARAIEAEGADAIVCANTWLGMAIDMNTGRPAFNRVTAGLSGPAVFPLALRVVWQVAGAVSIPVIGCGGVSSASDCAGMMLAGASAVEVGSAFFHNLSAAEAISSGLPEFVKRYGAGKLSDIVGAARRG, from the coding sequence ATGACAACTGACATTTCCGTAAAAATTGGCGCGCTTGAACTTGAATCTCCCGTCATTCCTGCGTCGGGAGTTTGGCCTTACGCCCCTGAGTTTTGGAGCGGCGCGAAGCTTGACGGTGTAGGCGCTCTCTGCACGAAGGCGATAAGCCTCGAGCCGAGGCGCGGCAACCGTGGCGTCCGCGTATGGGAGACGCCGTGCGGCGTGTTGAACAGCATAGGCCTCCAAAACTGCGGCGTGAGAGATTTTGTAAAAAATTACGGGGAACTTGTAAAGAGCTGCCCTAGGCCCGTCATAGCAAACGTCGTGATGGAGCGTCCAGACGATGTGCGTCAGACGCTGCGCGAGCTTGCCGAGGTGGAGGGGATAGCGGCCGCCGAGCTTAACATCTCCTGCCCCAACGTCGACGGCGAGGGAATGTCATGGGGCACTGACTGCCTCTCCGCCGCGCAGGCCGTGCGTTCCGTGCGCGAAGTGTGGCGCGGCCCGCTGTGGGTCAAAATGACGCCGCAGGCGGCAGACCCAGCCTCTGTCGCGCGCGCGATAGAGGCTGAGGGCGCGGACGCGATCGTCTGCGCCAACACGTGGCTTGGAATGGCCATCGACATGAACACGGGGCGCCCCGCCTTTAACAGGGTCACTGCCGGCCTCTCCGGCCCCGCCGTTTTTCCTCTTGCGCTGCGCGTCGTGTGGCAGGTGGCGGGCGCCGTCTCCATACCGGTGATAGGCTGCGGCGGAGTATCGTCCGCCTCTGACTGCGCCGGCATGATGCTAGCCGGAGCTTCGGCCGTTGAGGTGGGCAGCGCCTTTTTCCACAACCTGTCGGCGGCTGAGGCGATATCTTCAGGGCTGCCTGAGTTCGTAAAAAGGTACGGCGCGGGGAAGCTTTCCGACATCGTAGGCGCGGCGCGCAGAGGATGA
- the ade gene encoding adenine deaminase, whose protein sequence is MNLKKLLPAARQEEKCDTLFKNAKIANLYTMEYEEADIAVKDGIIIGVGEGYEGRETIECAKKIIAPGFIEGHIHVESTFMLPQNLAAAVAPLGTTTMMPDPHEIANTCGAEGVRFMERESRGLPIDFYYGAPSCVPASAHETPFEPIEADEIKELLADGSCTHLGEMMNFPGVFLGDCGVWAKLDAASDVVITGHAPTLSGPLLCSYLLGGVTSDHECASKEEALEKLRRGLYLMIREGATARNLKALAPILADAPYLADRCLAVSDDISPDFIRERGHLNGCLKKLIECGVPPLAALRTITLTPAEYFRLHDRGAVAPGKIADLVMMPSLESGRVEKVWKNGRLVAENGKLTASLDAKIPAELPGNRKQIKTPHPEELRVKIPDDASKINIIETVPGQVFTKTAVAAPRDENGFACADAANDTAKMTVVEKNRGTGKFSTGFIKGLGLKRGAIASSVAHDAHNYTCAGMDDVSMAAALAELARIKGGVVIADGEKILAELELPVGGLISLLDAEALCEKTAELAAAREALGCRNPHVMMQLSFMSLTVIPELKLTDQGYYDISAGGEKPLFMR, encoded by the coding sequence ATGAATTTAAAAAAACTGCTTCCGGCGGCGAGGCAGGAAGAAAAGTGCGACACTCTATTTAAAAACGCAAAGATAGCAAACCTCTACACGATGGAATACGAAGAGGCCGACATCGCGGTAAAAGACGGAATAATAATCGGAGTGGGCGAAGGCTACGAAGGCCGAGAGACCATAGAGTGCGCTAAAAAAATAATAGCGCCCGGCTTCATCGAGGGACACATCCACGTAGAAAGCACCTTCATGCTGCCCCAAAACCTGGCGGCGGCGGTGGCCCCACTTGGCACGACGACGATGATGCCCGACCCCCATGAGATAGCGAACACCTGCGGCGCGGAGGGCGTGCGTTTTATGGAGCGCGAAAGCCGCGGGCTTCCCATAGATTTTTATTACGGCGCGCCGTCGTGCGTGCCGGCCTCCGCGCATGAGACGCCCTTTGAGCCTATTGAAGCGGATGAAATAAAAGAGCTTCTCGCGGACGGAAGCTGCACGCACCTTGGCGAGATGATGAACTTCCCCGGCGTCTTTCTGGGAGACTGCGGCGTGTGGGCGAAGCTCGACGCTGCGAGCGACGTTGTCATAACTGGACACGCGCCAACGCTTAGCGGGCCGCTGCTTTGCTCCTACCTGCTGGGCGGCGTCACCTCCGACCACGAATGCGCCTCAAAAGAGGAGGCGCTCGAAAAACTGCGCCGTGGCCTCTATCTGATGATACGCGAGGGCGCTACGGCAAGGAACCTCAAGGCGCTCGCGCCTATCTTGGCGGATGCCCCGTATCTTGCGGACCGCTGTCTTGCCGTAAGCGACGACATCTCCCCCGACTTCATCCGCGAGCGCGGCCACTTAAACGGCTGCCTCAAAAAACTTATAGAATGCGGCGTGCCCCCGCTTGCCGCGCTGCGCACAATAACGCTCACCCCAGCGGAATATTTCAGACTTCACGACCGAGGCGCCGTGGCTCCGGGAAAAATAGCCGACCTTGTGATGATGCCAAGCCTTGAAAGCGGACGCGTAGAAAAGGTGTGGAAGAATGGACGCCTCGTCGCGGAAAACGGCAAACTGACCGCGTCGCTTGACGCAAAAATACCAGCGGAGCTGCCCGGAAACCGCAAGCAAATAAAAACGCCTCACCCAGAAGAGCTGCGCGTCAAAATCCCAGACGACGCATCGAAGATAAACATAATCGAGACTGTGCCGGGCCAGGTCTTTACAAAGACCGCTGTCGCCGCGCCGCGTGATGAGAACGGCTTTGCCTGCGCAGACGCCGCAAACGACACCGCGAAGATGACGGTCGTCGAAAAAAACCGCGGAACGGGGAAATTTTCAACGGGCTTCATAAAGGGACTGGGCCTCAAACGCGGAGCCATCGCCTCATCCGTCGCGCACGACGCCCACAATTACACCTGCGCCGGCATGGACGACGTTTCGATGGCTGCGGCGCTTGCGGAACTTGCGCGCATAAAGGGCGGCGTGGTAATTGCCGACGGAGAAAAAATACTCGCGGAGCTTGAACTTCCCGTAGGCGGCCTCATCAGCCTGCTTGACGCGGAGGCTCTCTGCGAGAAAACGGCGGAGCTTGCCGCCGCGCGCGAAGCCCTCGGCTGCCGCAACCCGCACGTCATGATGCAGCTCAGCTTCATGTCACTCACCGTCATACCGGAGCTGAAACTGACGGATCAGGGCTACTACGACATATCGGCCGGAGGAGAAAAACCGCTTTTTATGCGTTAA
- a CDS encoding family 1 encapsulin nanocompartment shell protein: protein MDFLKRSLAPITEEAWLAINEMARQTLRGVLAGRKVAHVSAPKGWQCDAVSEGTLTLAEESPVEGVNYGIRDVLPLVEMRVPFTLSMWDLDDISRGSKATDFEPLIEAAKAAALFEDTAVFHGIEEAGIVGIEEEADNEAINVVLDDASILDAVFQAVGVLAARSVEGPYVLVASKELWSKIVTSNALFPLTESLKRFVDHIVLSTQYDTNFVCSMRGDDSELVIGQDFSIGYQSHTATDVNFYFTETFTFRVNAPEAFVPLVIAK from the coding sequence ATGGATTTTCTGAAAAGATCACTTGCTCCAATCACTGAAGAGGCATGGCTCGCGATAAATGAAATGGCAAGGCAGACGCTCCGCGGCGTGCTCGCGGGACGCAAAGTCGCGCACGTATCGGCCCCTAAAGGCTGGCAGTGCGACGCGGTATCAGAAGGCACGCTGACGCTCGCCGAAGAAAGCCCCGTCGAGGGCGTCAACTACGGCATCCGCGACGTGCTCCCGCTCGTTGAGATGCGCGTTCCCTTCACACTCTCAATGTGGGATCTGGACGACATTTCCCGCGGCAGCAAAGCGACTGACTTCGAGCCTCTTATAGAGGCCGCGAAGGCCGCCGCCCTCTTTGAGGACACCGCCGTATTCCACGGCATAGAAGAAGCCGGCATCGTAGGCATCGAAGAAGAGGCCGACAACGAAGCCATCAACGTCGTGCTCGACGACGCCTCCATTCTGGACGCCGTATTCCAGGCGGTCGGCGTGCTCGCCGCCCGCAGCGTCGAAGGCCCCTACGTGCTCGTCGCCTCAAAAGAACTCTGGTCAAAAATCGTCACCTCAAACGCGCTCTTCCCGCTCACCGAAAGCCTGAAGAGATTCGTTGACCACATCGTCCTCTCCACGCAGTACGACACGAACTTCGTCTGCTCCATGCGCGGCGACGACAGCGAACTGGTCATCGGACAGGACTTCTCCATCGGCTACCAGTCACACACAGCGACAGACGTCAACTTCTACTTCACGGAGACCTTCACCTTCCGCGTGAACGCGCCGGAAGCCTTCGTACCGCTTGTAATTGCGAAGTAA
- a CDS encoding aromatic amino acid lyase — protein MGDFLAEIAACDFSPHSVRQAAEKLTANCTAHGRSRDFSITEAAQMLDKNCAALPEGAVKRILSLLLLDCVLYKKESLAKAVEKILQSQKTPALHCETNAEDLVLTELWTELEAAGAKDEDRAFVFESLCLSNGIAWYACDTARDYIKTADILTALNLEAIRGETGAFDDRLSSIARPYKGQIDCAANVRALLCGSEMVTEDGRTAFGYDQHPRVQDAICVRATPQTHGAVRDFLYFAYDSLLHSISNGGAYNYDVEYSLDALETALSDLANICERRAFRLNDTRLSYGLSMNLTLGDAGINHGFPVVQSNQAALLSELKLLCLPSAVVKRPGECAAYYAAAKMTRALPLLCKIMAIELLMTCQAMDIVKTKLPSRSFGKGTTAVHAKVRESISVMTKNRFVSPDMNEAARLIATGMVLCAAQSAAGALL, from the coding sequence ATGGGAGATTTTTTAGCGGAAATAGCGGCCTGTGATTTTTCACCTCACTCAGTCCGTCAGGCGGCCGAAAAGCTGACCGCAAACTGCACCGCCCACGGGCGCTCGCGCGATTTTTCCATTACAGAGGCGGCACAGATGCTCGATAAAAACTGCGCGGCTCTGCCTGAAGGCGCCGTAAAACGTATACTGTCCCTGCTCCTGCTTGACTGCGTACTGTATAAAAAAGAGAGCCTTGCTAAGGCCGTTGAAAAAATCCTGCAATCGCAAAAGACCCCAGCCCTGCACTGCGAAACCAACGCGGAAGATCTCGTCCTCACAGAACTGTGGACTGAGCTTGAAGCCGCCGGCGCAAAGGACGAAGACCGCGCCTTTGTCTTTGAAAGCCTCTGCCTCTCAAACGGAATCGCGTGGTACGCCTGCGACACCGCGCGCGATTATATAAAGACGGCCGACATCCTGACCGCGCTCAACCTTGAAGCCATCCGCGGGGAGACCGGCGCCTTCGACGACAGACTTTCAAGCATCGCCCGCCCCTACAAAGGACAGATAGACTGCGCGGCCAACGTGCGCGCGCTGCTTTGCGGAAGCGAAATGGTGACCGAAGATGGCAGGACCGCCTTCGGCTACGACCAACACCCGCGCGTGCAGGACGCCATCTGCGTGCGCGCCACGCCGCAGACGCACGGCGCCGTCCGCGACTTTCTCTACTTCGCCTACGACTCGCTGCTTCATTCCATATCAAACGGCGGGGCCTACAACTATGACGTCGAATATTCCCTCGACGCGCTTGAAACGGCGCTTTCCGACCTTGCCAACATCTGCGAAAGACGCGCCTTCCGCCTAAACGACACACGCCTCTCATACGGCCTTTCAATGAACCTCACGCTCGGAGACGCCGGCATCAACCACGGCTTCCCCGTCGTGCAGTCCAACCAGGCCGCGCTGCTTTCCGAACTAAAACTGCTCTGCCTCCCAAGCGCCGTCGTGAAGCGTCCCGGCGAGTGCGCCGCCTACTACGCCGCCGCAAAAATGACGCGCGCTTTGCCGCTGCTTTGCAAAATAATGGCGATAGAACTTCTCATGACCTGCCAGGCTATGGACATCGTAAAGACAAAGCTGCCCTCCCGCAGCTTCGGCAAAGGAACGACCGCCGTCCACGCCAAAGTCCGCGAAAGCATCAGCGTCATGACGAAAAACCGCTTCGTCTCCCCCGACATGAACGAAGCGGCGCGTCTTATCGCAACCGGCATGGTGCTCTGCGCCGCGCAGAGCGCAGCCGGCGCTCTGCTGTAG
- a CDS encoding aromatic amino acid lyase produces the protein MNTYYIDGKTLTLDAIRKITADADAQVLLAEPAAAACRASREQVERWMQKDAPVVYGVNTGLGNLKDVVVPPEQHIEWNKDLPYPHAAGMGEYLPAQVTLTSLLLRANVLARGYSGVRTELIDRILSVYNAKVAPAVHSEGSTGLSDLGPLAQNVMTIAGLPEAKAYYNGTLMSSRDALNEAGLAPTFTLECKEVLAQMNGSTMTQAIAVLAFIRLEDILPALLARTKTLSGGASARSAAYLRIIDFARAILNLENNISCDNPLLFEKEEGGFEAVMGCNCSNTQVGYALDLLNTILAEAANDLCMTLPKGLKADQAAHLANKIKTCAMQVSADSTPTKGGQEDHVEFSFTAARKFHYAVELMEKLTAL, from the coding sequence ATGAATACATACTATATTGATGGAAAAACACTGACACTAGATGCTATCCGCAAAATCACAGCCGACGCAGACGCGCAGGTGCTCCTTGCGGAACCAGCCGCCGCGGCCTGCCGCGCTTCAAGAGAACAGGTCGAACGCTGGATGCAGAAAGACGCCCCCGTCGTCTACGGAGTGAACACTGGGCTGGGAAACCTCAAAGACGTAGTCGTGCCGCCCGAACAGCACATAGAATGGAACAAGGATCTGCCCTATCCACACGCGGCCGGCATGGGAGAATATCTCCCGGCGCAGGTGACGCTCACGTCGCTGCTGCTTCGGGCAAACGTTCTTGCAAGAGGCTACAGCGGCGTCAGAACAGAACTTATCGACAGGATACTTTCCGTCTACAACGCAAAAGTAGCGCCGGCAGTCCACAGCGAAGGCTCCACAGGACTCTCCGACCTCGGCCCGCTTGCCCAAAACGTAATGACGATAGCTGGACTGCCCGAGGCAAAGGCATACTATAACGGGACGCTCATGTCCTCACGCGACGCGCTGAACGAAGCTGGGCTTGCCCCCACATTCACGCTCGAGTGCAAAGAGGTGCTCGCGCAGATGAACGGCTCAACAATGACGCAGGCCATAGCCGTGCTCGCCTTCATCAGACTTGAAGACATACTTCCAGCGCTCCTCGCGCGAACCAAGACGCTTTCCGGCGGAGCTTCGGCGCGCAGCGCCGCCTACCTCCGCATAATTGACTTCGCGAGGGCGATACTCAATCTCGAAAACAACATATCCTGCGACAACCCCCTTCTTTTTGAAAAAGAAGAGGGCGGCTTTGAGGCGGTAATGGGCTGCAACTGCAGCAACACTCAGGTAGGCTACGCGCTTGATTTGCTCAACACGATACTGGCGGAGGCCGCAAACGACCTCTGCATGACGCTGCCGAAAGGGTTAAAAGCCGACCAGGCCGCGCACCTCGCAAACAAAATAAAGACCTGCGCCATGCAGGTAAGCGCCGACTCCACCCCCACAAAGGGCGGCCAGGAGGACCACGTAGAATTCAGCTTCACCGCCGCAAGAAAATTCCACTACGCCGTAGAGCTGATGGAAAAACTGACGGCCCTCTAA
- a CDS encoding Ig-like domain-containing protein has product MKKKSMLIISLGVLLIGCVKMADAAGVCDNFYSAYLIAKHNEDFMCSSGSSLNCQVAQQKTYFAYLKYQQCLEGQITSFVLSGKPTSPIKTGSSIKLKVSVGPNTVPDRTVVWSSSNTKIAAISGTDIWEKTITGVSAGTATITVTAQADSTKKESCTITVVGDGGTPVTPPVIPGDDPTAGDDGDADGGGGGCSSGLPLLGMLAFVPLIYFKKR; this is encoded by the coding sequence ATGAAGAAGAAATCTATGTTGATTATAAGTCTGGGAGTGTTATTGATCGGATGTGTAAAAATGGCTGATGCTGCCGGAGTCTGCGACAACTTCTACAGCGCATACCTTATCGCAAAGCATAACGAAGATTTTATGTGTTCGTCCGGCTCATCGCTAAATTGCCAAGTAGCCCAACAGAAGACATATTTTGCTTATTTAAAGTACCAGCAATGTTTGGAGGGGCAAATAACAAGCTTTGTGCTTTCTGGAAAACCGACTTCTCCAATAAAAACAGGAAGCAGTATAAAGCTTAAGGTAAGCGTAGGCCCTAATACAGTGCCAGATAGGACGGTTGTATGGTCCTCCAGTAATACAAAAATTGCTGCCATAAGCGGGACTGATATATGGGAAAAAACGATAACTGGAGTATCGGCTGGAACTGCAACTATTACCGTTACGGCACAGGCAGATTCAACTAAGAAAGAAAGCTGCACGATTACGGTAGTTGGAGATGGCGGTACCCCGGTTACGCCGCCTGTAATCCCCGGAGATGATCCCACTGCTGGCGACGACGGTGATGCTGACGGTGGTGGTGGCGGCTGCAGCTCTGGCTTACCGTTGCTAGGAATGCTGGCATTTGTTCCGCTTATATATTTTAAAAAGAGGTAG